From Pyramidobacter piscolens W5455:
AGAGCATACCAAGCGACGGGCGCGAGATCGGCACGCCCAGGCCGAGGAAGCTCAGCGTCGCCTCGGTGAGGATGAAGCCGCCCACCTGGATCGTGGACAGCACGACGATGGAGGCGAAGACATTGGGCAGCACGTGCTTGTAAAGGATGCGCCAGTTCGGCAGGCCGATCACGTGCGTGGCCTCGATGTATTCGCATTTTTTGACGCGCAGCGTTTCGCCGCGCACCGTGCGCGCGTAGCGCACCCAGCCGACCAGCATCAGCGACAGCAGGATGTTGGTGATGCTGCGCCCCAGCATGGACATCAGAAACAACGCGATCAGCATCGACGGGAACGACAGCTGCACGTCGGCAAAGCGCATGATGAGCGCGTCCACCTTGCCGCCGAAATAGCCCGAGATCAGCCCCAGCACGATGCCGATGCCGCTGGCCATCAACGTGCCCAGCAGGCCGATGACCAGCGAGACGCGACTGCCGTAGACCATGGCGCTGACCATGTCGCGCCCCTGCTGGTTGGTGCCCAGCAGGAACTTGGGGTCGCCGCCCTCCAGCCAGAACGGCGGCTTGTAGGCGTCGCCCAGGTCGAGCTCGGCCATGTTGTAGGGATTCTGCACCGTGAACTGCGGCCCCACGACCGCGATCAGGATCACGAGCAGGACGATCGCCGCTCCGGCGATCGCCGTAGGGGAGTGGCGGAAATTGTAAAACAGTTCCGAATCCAGAAAGCGTGCGACTCGGCTTTTCTCTTGTGCG
This genomic window contains:
- a CDS encoding ABC transporter permease — its product is MSDAQEKSRVARFLDSELFYNFRHSPTAIAGAAIVLLVILIAVVGPQFTVQNPYNMAELDLGDAYKPPFWLEGGDPKFLLGTNQQGRDMVSAMVYGSRVSLVIGLLGTLMASGIGIVLGLISGYFGGKVDALIMRFADVQLSFPSMLIALFLMSMLGRSITNILLSLMLVGWVRYARTVRGETLRVKKCEYIEATHVIGLPNWRILYKHVLPNVFASIVVLSTIQVGGFILTEATLSFLGLGVPISRPSLGMLCNDGFTVLYSGLWWVSILPGLYIMIIVFGINLLGDFLRDEMNPKLK